Proteins encoded within one genomic window of Armatimonadota bacterium:
- the queF gene encoding NADPH-dependent 7-cyano-7-deazaguanine reductase QueF, whose protein sequence is MMLAREEGSMDQEGYERINPALLETFPYEYPGSDAVVEIATDEFTAVCPWSGLPDFGRLTVRYVPRERVLELKSFKYYLHSYRNVGIYQEHAANRILADLVTAAAPKWMELVLDYNVRGGVHTTVRARWPQE, encoded by the coding sequence ATGATGCTGGCCAGGGAGGAGGGTTCCATGGATCAAGAGGGTTACGAGCGCATCAACCCCGCTTTGCTGGAGACCTTCCCCTACGAGTACCCCGGCAGCGACGCCGTCGTGGAGATAGCGACCGACGAGTTCACGGCGGTCTGCCCGTGGTCCGGCCTGCCCGACTTCGGCCGGCTGACCGTGCGCTACGTTCCACGCGAGCGCGTGCTGGAGCTGAAGTCGTTCAAGTACTACCTTCACTCCTACCGCAACGTCGGTATCTACCAGGAGCACGCAGCCAACCGCATTCTGGCCGACCTGGTGACCGCAGCCGCGCCGAAGTGGATGGAGCTGGTGCTCGACTACAACGTCCGCGGCGGGGTCCACACGACCGTCCGGGCCCGCTGGCCGCAGGAGTAG
- a CDS encoding QueT transporter family protein has protein sequence MDGAGARLQRPRRGPHDRPGPLAAGVVRVASHRGSQRILAEVCVIAAAYAALTVAFGPISYGPVQFRIPEALKSLVIWRPHLVAAFVLGNFLSNITSPQAGIWELGFMPLANLAGAWLCIVIGRRSAWAGAAVYAVVIAAAVALMLSVLLGVPFVVLFPPLLLSEVVLIVGGVPIMARIHRAVEDRERRAGPLP, from the coding sequence GTGGATGGAGCTGGTGCTCGACTACAACGTCCGCGGCGGGGTCCACACGACCGTCCGGGCCCGCTGGCCGCAGGAGTAGTCCGGGTGGCATCGCACCGCGGCAGCCAGCGGATCCTCGCCGAGGTTTGCGTCATCGCCGCCGCGTACGCGGCGCTGACCGTGGCGTTCGGCCCGATCAGCTACGGTCCGGTTCAATTTCGGATTCCCGAGGCGCTGAAGTCGCTGGTCATCTGGCGGCCGCATCTCGTGGCGGCGTTCGTGCTCGGCAACTTCCTCAGCAACATCACCAGCCCGCAGGCAGGCATCTGGGAGCTCGGGTTCATGCCGCTGGCCAACCTGGCCGGCGCGTGGCTGTGCATTGTGATCGGCCGGCGGTCGGCTTGGGCCGGGGCCGCGGTCTACGCCGTGGTGATCGCCGCGGCCGTGGCCCTGATGCTATCGGTGCTGCTGGGTGTGCCGTTTGTTGTGCTGTTCCCGCCGCTCCTGCTGAGCGAGGTCGTACTCATCGTCGGCGGTGTTCCAATCATGGCCCGCATACACAGGGCGGTCGAGGATCGCGAGCGGCGCGCAGGACCCCTACCGTAG
- a CDS encoding NUDIX domain-containing protein, with protein sequence MTAAIEIIARAAITAERHLLLARKKGAAHTFLPGGHVELGEPAEAALARELQEELGIAVEIGRFLGAVEHAWDDPQGRSHELNLVFEVTWPGLDGPAPVRSAEPHLEFVWQPTDRLAAGNLRPWVLCDVLPRWLDGGACGWASTLR encoded by the coding sequence ATGACCGCAGCGATCGAGATCATCGCCAGGGCCGCGATCACCGCAGAGCGGCACCTCCTGCTTGCCCGCAAGAAGGGTGCCGCGCACACCTTCCTGCCCGGAGGGCACGTGGAGCTCGGCGAGCCGGCCGAGGCCGCGCTGGCCCGGGAGCTTCAGGAGGAGCTTGGGATCGCCGTGGAGATCGGCAGGTTCCTGGGGGCGGTCGAGCACGCGTGGGACGATCCGCAGGGGCGGAGCCACGAGTTGAACCTGGTGTTCGAGGTCACCTGGCCCGGGCTGGACGGACCGGCCCCGGTTCGATCGGCGGAACCGCACCTCGAGTTCGTCTGGCAGCCCACGGACCGGCTCGCCGCCGGGAACCTGCGACCCTGGGTGCTCTGCGACGTCCTGCCCCGGTGGCTCGACGGCGGGGCATGCGGCTGGGCCAGCACGCTACGGTAG
- a CDS encoding ABC transporter permease, with translation MSDPRRDRMLALGAPVFLVGLWEVAIQTGVLDARFFPPPSLVVLTFWRLLADGTLAAHTAASVTRVLAGFAIGAAAGLVAGLAMGTVRSLRVALEPTISALYVIPKVAILPLVMLIFGLGEASKIAIIAIATFFIVVINTTAAVVGVEPLYIEAGRAFGARRLQMFAHIILPGALPAIFTGMRLALGTALIVIIAAEFVAAKDGIGYFIWFAWNTLRPEEMFAGFIVIGALGVLSYEAVRRIGHRVMPWMEDDRPRGGRIDHG, from the coding sequence ATGAGTGACCCGCGCCGCGACCGCATGCTGGCGCTGGGCGCGCCTGTCTTCCTGGTCGGTCTGTGGGAAGTGGCGATCCAAACCGGCGTGCTCGACGCGCGCTTCTTCCCGCCGCCGTCGCTGGTCGTCCTCACGTTCTGGCGCCTGCTCGCCGACGGAACCCTGGCGGCGCACACCGCGGCCAGCGTCACGCGCGTGCTGGCGGGCTTCGCGATCGGCGCCGCGGCAGGACTGGTGGCCGGCCTGGCGATGGGCACGGTCCGCTCGCTGCGCGTGGCGCTCGAACCGACCATTTCGGCGCTCTACGTGATACCGAAGGTCGCGATCCTGCCGCTGGTCATGCTGATCTTCGGCCTCGGCGAGGCCTCGAAGATAGCCATCATCGCCATCGCCACCTTCTTCATCGTAGTCATCAACACGACCGCCGCTGTGGTCGGCGTTGAGCCGCTCTACATCGAGGCGGGCAGGGCGTTTGGCGCGCGGAGACTGCAGATGTTCGCCCACATCATCCTGCCCGGCGCGCTGCCGGCGATCTTCACCGGCATGCGCCTGGCGCTGGGCACGGCGCTGATAGTGATCATCGCCGCCGAGTTCGTCGCGGCCAAGGACGGCATCGGCTATTTCATATGGTTCGCCTGGAACACGCTGCGGCCCGAGGAGATGTTCGCGGGCTTCATCGTCATCGGTGCACTGGGAGTGCTGTCGTACGAGGCAGTACGCCGGATCGGCCACCGGGTGATGCCTTGGATGGAGGACGATCGTCCACGAGGAGGGAGAATAGATCATGGGTAA
- a CDS encoding ABC transporter ATP-binding protein — MSVKILVSDVTKIYPGLGRPVVALDRVSLQVSEGEFVCIVGPSGCGKSTLLRILADLVPCSSGTAAIAGGGRGKPLHSLVFQEYAIFPWKTVLQNVAFGLQMRGVARSEREATAREWIDRVGLGEFAEAYPRQLSGGMRQRVGIARAFANDPEVLLMDEPLGALDAQTRLILMDELLRLWEADRKTVVYVTHDIEEAVLLGDRVVLMTARPGRLKAAFTVPFARPRGIEVMGDPAFAGLSYQIWEALRDEAIAAMGTRA; from the coding sequence ATGTCTGTGAAGATCCTCGTGTCCGACGTGACCAAGATCTACCCAGGGCTGGGCCGCCCCGTGGTGGCGCTCGATCGGGTCTCTCTCCAGGTGTCGGAGGGGGAGTTCGTCTGCATCGTGGGACCCTCGGGCTGCGGGAAGTCCACGCTGCTGCGCATCCTGGCGGACCTCGTTCCCTGCTCCTCCGGGACGGCGGCGATCGCCGGAGGCGGCCGGGGCAAGCCGCTACACAGTCTGGTGTTTCAAGAGTACGCGATCTTCCCCTGGAAGACGGTGCTGCAGAACGTGGCCTTCGGACTGCAGATGCGGGGCGTGGCCCGGTCCGAGCGCGAGGCCACGGCCCGCGAGTGGATCGACCGGGTGGGCCTAGGCGAGTTCGCCGAGGCCTATCCACGCCAGCTTTCAGGGGGGATGCGCCAGCGGGTCGGCATCGCGCGGGCCTTCGCCAACGATCCCGAGGTCCTGCTGATGGACGAGCCGCTGGGCGCGCTCGACGCGCAGACCCGGCTGATTCTCATGGACGAACTGCTTCGCCTTTGGGAAGCCGACCGCAAGACCGTTGTGTACGTCACGCACGACATCGAGGAGGCGGTCCTGCTGGGCGACCGTGTCGTGCTCATGACCGCCCGGCCTGGAAGACTGAAGGCCGCGTTCACTGTGCCGTTCGCCCGGCCGCGTGGCATAGAGGTGATGGGCGATCCGGCGTTCGCCGGCCTGTCCTACCAGATATGGGAGGCGCTGCGGGATGAGGCGATCGCGGCGATGGGGACAAGGGCATGA
- a CDS encoding tripartite tricarboxylate transporter substrate binding protein, with protein MRRTIALVGIVLLSAMIPGGLSAAQVWPEARPVSIVVPFTAGGGTDIIARQIQRAIQRFTEAPIVIRNMPGAGSGIGTNEVLRARPDGHTLLLSGTHTVTATLQGLTAGTIIQLDHIASLNWDPFVIAVLEAAPYKTLQELIDAGKQAPGKITIGHAGVGALTHLTAEALNKAAGGPWTVVPFEGGARLIAGVLGNVVTSGVFSQSEVQAQAGRLRPLAVTSLRRTTLFPAVPTTTELGYKNIPQGSFRAISGPKGIPMEVRRAIASSVARAMNDPHWIQFARESGLVKTYMANEELERYFAVLTLDLSKLLRQVGLMK; from the coding sequence GTGAGAAGAACGATTGCACTCGTCGGCATCGTGCTGCTGTCCGCGATGATTCCCGGCGGCCTCTCGGCAGCGCAGGTCTGGCCGGAAGCCCGGCCGGTGAGCATCGTGGTGCCCTTCACCGCCGGCGGAGGGACCGACATCATAGCCCGCCAGATTCAGCGGGCAATACAGCGGTTCACTGAAGCACCGATTGTTATCCGGAACATGCCCGGAGCAGGCAGCGGCATTGGGACAAACGAGGTGCTGCGCGCCAGGCCTGACGGCCACACGTTGCTGCTGTCCGGGACGCACACCGTCACGGCGACGCTGCAGGGCCTGACCGCCGGAACGATCATCCAGCTCGACCACATCGCCAGCCTGAACTGGGATCCTTTCGTGATCGCTGTTCTGGAAGCGGCTCCCTACAAGACCCTCCAGGAATTGATTGATGCGGGCAAGCAGGCCCCGGGTAAGATCACGATCGGTCATGCCGGCGTCGGCGCGTTGACTCACCTGACCGCTGAGGCCCTCAACAAGGCGGCCGGAGGACCCTGGACCGTGGTGCCCTTCGAAGGCGGCGCCCGCCTGATCGCAGGCGTGTTGGGGAACGTCGTGACCAGCGGCGTGTTCTCGCAGTCCGAGGTGCAGGCGCAGGCCGGGCGGCTCCGGCCGCTCGCGGTCACGAGCCTGCGGCGGACCACGCTGTTTCCGGCAGTGCCCACGACGACCGAGCTGGGGTACAAGAACATCCCCCAGGGCAGCTTCCGCGCGATCAGCGGGCCGAAGGGGATTCCCATGGAGGTGCGCAGGGCAATCGCATCCTCCGTGGCGCGTGCAATGAACGATCCCCACTGGATACAGTTCGCCCGCGAGAGCGGACTGGTCAAGACATACATGGCCAACGAGGAGCTGGAACGGTACTTCGCGGTGCTCACGCTGGACCTGTCGAAGTTGCTGCGCCAGGTCGGCCTGATGAAGTGA
- a CDS encoding tripartite tricarboxylate transporter TctB family protein, whose product MTRTSRLAVAASLAAFALLALLLAGQISSRHVKGDPGPQALPIAVAALVLVGAAAALIGETRRGSSGAEPWQQALGIGAGTVAFLLLLPVMGFVISAALFLIAASLYLDSRRRIGPVTRLLTGVGFPLALWWIFSRLLDVSLPRGLLGF is encoded by the coding sequence ATGACGCGGACTTCGCGGCTGGCCGTCGCCGCGTCCCTGGCCGCCTTCGCGCTCCTGGCCCTCCTGCTGGCCGGCCAGATCTCCAGCCGGCACGTCAAGGGAGATCCAGGGCCCCAGGCCCTTCCAATCGCGGTCGCTGCCCTAGTTCTGGTCGGGGCAGCGGCCGCCTTGATCGGGGAGACGCGCCGCGGTTCTTCCGGCGCGGAGCCATGGCAGCAGGCCCTTGGAATCGGCGCAGGCACGGTTGCGTTCCTGCTGCTCTTGCCGGTTATGGGCTTCGTGATCTCCGCCGCGCTCTTCCTGATAGCCGCCTCGCTCTACCTTGACAGCCGGCGGCGCATCGGACCGGTAACGCGGCTCCTGACCGGGGTGGGGTTTCCCCTGGCCCTCTGGTGGATCTTCAGCCGGCTGCTCGACGTTTCCCTCCCACGCGGGCTCCTGGGATTCTAA
- a CDS encoding 5-deoxy-glucuronate isomerase yields MSSLAESQHIPAVMNPPAHFLVASAASSPLTHLEFALVTLAGGGAPFSWESGDREAVIYVIEGGCVVNVSGSAGTLSGTLGPRASVFDDPPSAVFVPAGSRVDLVGLADGAHLALFSAPPAATRSPRIIGLDQITVRNVGAENWSRRVISVADQSVTSRMLVGETHNPPGHWSSYPPHKHDTRRAIAEGRGEAPMEEVYHYFVRPPDGFGLQMVYTPPDAPAPFERIYRVRDGDTVVIPRGYHPIVAAGGYDLVYLWAISGEQVEYAAWADDPAHAWINRPR; encoded by the coding sequence ATGAGCAGTTTGGCTGAGAGCCAACACATCCCCGCCGTCATGAACCCTCCGGCGCACTTTCTGGTGGCGTCGGCCGCGAGCAGCCCGCTGACGCACCTGGAATTCGCGCTTGTCACCCTGGCCGGTGGTGGGGCGCCCTTCTCCTGGGAGTCCGGCGACCGCGAGGCCGTCATATACGTGATCGAAGGCGGCTGCGTGGTCAACGTCTCCGGAAGTGCGGGGACGCTTTCCGGGACCCTCGGCCCGCGCGCATCGGTCTTCGATGATCCGCCGTCCGCGGTGTTCGTGCCCGCGGGCTCTCGCGTAGACCTGGTCGGCCTTGCGGACGGAGCACATCTGGCGCTCTTCTCCGCGCCTCCGGCCGCCACACGCTCTCCCCGGATCATCGGCCTGGATCAGATCACCGTCAGGAACGTGGGCGCCGAGAACTGGTCGCGCCGCGTCATCAGCGTTGCCGACCAGAGCGTGACCAGCCGGATGCTCGTGGGCGAGACCCACAACCCCCCTGGCCACTGGTCGAGCTATCCGCCGCACAAACACGACACGCGCCGCGCCATCGCCGAAGGTCGAGGCGAGGCCCCGATGGAGGAGGTCTACCACTACTTTGTGCGGCCGCCGGACGGGTTCGGGCTGCAGATGGTCTACACGCCTCCAGACGCCCCTGCGCCGTTCGAGAGGATCTACAGGGTGCGCGACGGCGACACCGTTGTGATACCGCGCGGCTACCACCCGATCGTGGCAGCCGGGGGCTACGATCTGGTCTACCTCTGGGCGATCTCGGGCGAGCAGGTGGAGTACGCCGCCTGGGCGGACGATCCGGCGCATGCCTGGATCAACCGTCCGCGGTAG
- a CDS encoding HAD family hydrolase, whose product MRPVIVFDFDGTLVDAYEIKRESYWRAVSEVLGLDPGHRATVDASYARTSGAHRFVQLADTAAALGRTVSDADREEFSRRYSGYNEQEKDRMRQFPSARAMLEALREDHDLVLSSGLPHANLVAEAARHGLAEFFVEIEGGDKGRTLDRLRAAGRTVVVFVGDTPHDEEVAASRGVPFYRVGGDAELARLPEVLS is encoded by the coding sequence ATGCGCCCTGTTATCGTCTTCGACTTCGACGGCACACTGGTGGACGCGTACGAAATCAAGCGCGAGTCGTACTGGCGGGCGGTATCCGAGGTGCTGGGACTGGACCCCGGGCACCGGGCCACGGTGGACGCCTCCTATGCCCGCACCAGCGGCGCCCACCGGTTCGTTCAACTGGCCGATACCGCTGCCGCCCTGGGCCGCACGGTGTCCGACGCGGACCGCGAGGAGTTCTCGCGGCGCTACTCCGGCTACAACGAGCAGGAGAAGGATCGGATGCGTCAGTTCCCCTCGGCGAGGGCGATGCTGGAGGCACTTCGGGAGGACCACGACCTGGTGTTGTCCAGCGGCCTGCCGCACGCCAACCTCGTGGCCGAGGCCGCGCGCCATGGCCTGGCGGAGTTCTTCGTCGAGATTGAGGGCGGCGACAAGGGCCGTACGCTGGACCGGCTGCGCGCCGCAGGGCGCACCGTCGTGGTCTTCGTCGGCGACACCCCGCACGACGAGGAGGTGGCCGCCTCTCGTGGTGTCCCGTTCTACAGGGTTGGCGGCGACGCAGAACTGGCACGGCTCCCGGAGGTGCTCTCGTGA
- a CDS encoding MBL fold metallo-hydrolase, which yields MSASLVVLGSSGAVQTAHRDNAALAFRMEESSVLVDCPGSVFLKLRKAGLDPMLLRAVVITHAHPDHIYGLPSLVHHLWMLARQEPLPLFAPEPEIGKLRGLLDVFDLGRRAEFLEMHPLAAGATSPTGDAAGPFWEHAGGRLSALPSDHGPPAFAIRWDTPAGARVVYSSDTRPVEAMASFGRDAALFVHEATFLESEAIRAAEGGHSTAAQAARLAALAGARRLLLVHLDYRADAAQWVEEARSEFVGPVEVPDDGAIYAVE from the coding sequence GTGAGCGCATCGTTGGTGGTCCTGGGATCCAGCGGCGCGGTGCAGACCGCGCACCGCGACAACGCGGCGCTGGCCTTCCGCATGGAGGAGTCGTCGGTCCTGGTTGACTGTCCGGGCAGCGTCTTCCTCAAGCTGCGGAAGGCAGGGCTCGATCCGATGCTCCTGCGGGCAGTTGTGATCACGCACGCGCATCCCGACCACATCTACGGGCTGCCGTCTCTGGTGCACCATCTCTGGATGCTTGCCCGCCAGGAACCACTGCCCCTGTTCGCGCCGGAGCCGGAGATAGGCAAGCTGCGGGGCCTTCTGGACGTGTTCGACCTGGGCCGGCGCGCGGAGTTTCTTGAGATGCACCCTCTGGCCGCCGGTGCAACCTCACCGACAGGCGACGCGGCTGGCCCATTCTGGGAGCACGCCGGAGGACGGCTCTCTGCGCTGCCGTCGGACCACGGCCCGCCCGCTTTCGCGATCCGCTGGGATACCCCTGCGGGCGCGAGGGTCGTCTACTCCTCTGACACGCGGCCGGTGGAGGCAATGGCTTCGTTCGGGCGCGATGCCGCGCTGTTTGTTCACGAGGCCACCTTCCTCGAGTCCGAGGCAATACGGGCGGCGGAGGGGGGTCACTCGACGGCTGCGCAGGCCGCCCGCCTGGCGGCGCTCGCCGGCGCTCGCCGGCTTCTTCTCGTGCACCTGGACTACCGGGCAGATGCGGCGCAATGGGTGGAGGAGGCCAGGAGCGAGTTCGTCGGGCCGGTGGAGGTGCCGGACGACGGCGCGATCTACGCTGTGGAGTGA
- a CDS encoding SDR family oxidoreductase, producing MMLDSASTLVTGGSSGLGRAIVVALSRAGARVAFTYRSNAAGAEALVRELSPPAEVLAIQADVDSDADAARCISETVARFGGLDILVNNAGITRDALVVRMQPSDWNAVLDTNLSGAVRCCRHALPHLLASSRGRIINMSSIAGVAGGAGQANYSAAKAGLIGLTEVLARELAPRGVTVNAVAPGAIDAGIVAAMPEELRRKLLEVIPMGRMGTAEEVAALVVFLAGRGAGYITGQTIAVDGGTTGAGRATT from the coding sequence CTGATGCTCGATTCAGCTTCCACGCTGGTCACCGGCGGATCGTCCGGCCTCGGACGAGCCATTGTGGTCGCGCTTTCCCGAGCCGGGGCGCGCGTCGCGTTCACCTACCGCTCCAACGCGGCCGGCGCCGAGGCGCTGGTCCGTGAACTGTCTCCGCCTGCCGAGGTTCTCGCAATCCAGGCCGACGTGGACTCCGACGCCGACGCGGCGAGGTGCATATCCGAGACTGTGGCGCGGTTCGGGGGCCTCGACATCCTGGTCAACAACGCCGGCATCACGCGCGACGCGCTTGTGGTGCGCATGCAGCCGTCCGACTGGAACGCGGTGCTGGACACCAACCTGTCCGGCGCTGTACGCTGCTGCCGCCACGCGCTGCCCCACTTGCTGGCAAGCAGCCGGGGTCGAATCATCAACATGTCCTCCATAGCAGGGGTCGCCGGCGGCGCCGGCCAGGCCAACTATTCGGCTGCCAAGGCCGGCCTGATCGGGCTGACCGAGGTGCTTGCCCGGGAACTGGCTCCGCGCGGTGTCACCGTGAACGCGGTAGCGCCGGGTGCGATTGACGCGGGCATCGTGGCGGCCATGCCCGAGGAGCTTCGCCGGAAGTTGCTCGAGGTGATTCCGATGGGCCGGATGGGCACGGCCGAAGAGGTGGCGGCCCTCGTGGTGTTCCTGGCCGGCCGCGGGGCAGGGTACATCACCGGTCAGACGATAGCGGTAGACGGCGGGACCACCGGCGCCGGCCGCGCCACTACCTAG
- a CDS encoding methyltransferase domain-containing protein, whose protein sequence is METQAMETPEERFSFARFAAHPFFREVNAWLVARAGIRPGADVVDLGCGPGAITELILQRMGVPPLGRVFAIDPSASALVLAAQRIQSAIVRFIQGTAERLGSLVPQVDTVVFCNAIHLVPDKAQVIAGISKVLRPGGVLAFNTTFFEGAYAGDSLRFYKHWGLRAMRLLRERGHAVVRDAKATAMQWLTPAEYRRLLDDSGFAETEVEFQEKQLPCQAWEDISEFSMFIEGALPGVPLEIGMEALKAGARQTFGDLKLQTVPRIWMQVVARRP, encoded by the coding sequence ATGGAGACCCAGGCCATGGAGACCCCGGAAGAGCGGTTCTCGTTTGCCAGGTTCGCGGCGCATCCGTTCTTCAGGGAAGTCAACGCCTGGCTGGTGGCGCGCGCAGGCATCAGGCCGGGCGCCGACGTGGTTGACCTGGGATGCGGCCCGGGCGCCATCACCGAGCTGATCCTGCAGCGGATGGGCGTGCCGCCGCTGGGCCGCGTCTTCGCCATAGACCCCTCCGCTTCCGCGCTGGTGCTGGCGGCGCAGCGAATCCAGTCTGCCATCGTGCGGTTCATCCAGGGGACCGCGGAGCGCCTGGGCAGCCTGGTGCCGCAGGTGGACACGGTGGTCTTCTGCAACGCCATCCACCTCGTCCCGGACAAGGCCCAGGTGATCGCCGGGATCAGCAAGGTGCTGCGCCCCGGCGGCGTGTTGGCGTTCAACACCACCTTCTTCGAGGGCGCCTACGCCGGGGACAGCCTGCGGTTCTACAAGCACTGGGGGCTGCGGGCGATGCGCCTGCTGCGCGAGAGGGGACATGCCGTTGTCCGCGACGCCAAGGCCACCGCGATGCAGTGGCTGACCCCGGCGGAGTATCGCCGCCTGCTTGATGATAGCGGGTTTGCCGAGACCGAGGTCGAGTTCCAGGAGAAGCAGCTCCCCTGCCAGGCCTGGGAGGACATCAGCGAGTTCTCGATGTTCATCGAGGGCGCGCTGCCCGGCGTCCCTCTCGAGATCGGCATGGAAGCGCTCAAGGCCGGCGCCCGCCAGACCTTTGGGGACCTCAAGCTTCAGACGGTCCCGCGGATCTGGATGCAGGTGGTCGCCCGGCGCCCCTGA
- a CDS encoding amidohydrolase family protein, with protein MHDLVLTGGHLLDPANNMDGPAELAIRDGRISEVGRVTTGARRTVDVAGRHVIPGVIDSHTHLSRHFGSAEGHRMVAATGVVTALDMAGEIEDLARDLTGGGAGLNIAYLHPLVPGATLPSLDPTGNEIAGAVDRALTSGAIGIKLLGGHYPLTPEATAQAVEEAARCRCYVAFHVGTTATGSDIRGLEEALDLATGRPIHIAHVNSYCRGQLMGDPVVEAQRALELLTAHPSAVSESYLSVYNGTSARCRSGAPASAVTKTCLRLGGYEQSERGLEAAIRSGYARIHIQKGGEIILASPADGLETWRTLETDAGVSFPVNHIPSAILLATARRDGAFVIGGLSTDGGAIPRNFLVRHGLMLVQMGAWTLRDFVVKASLNPARMLNLPTKGHLGVGADADVTVVDLEAGRATWSVAGGRVVLAEGRVEGRGGTLLVSPAGEGAARSRGLAHEVVHRDGWR; from the coding sequence GTGCACGATCTCGTATTGACGGGCGGGCACCTGCTCGATCCCGCCAACAACATGGACGGGCCTGCCGAGCTGGCCATACGCGACGGGCGGATCAGCGAGGTGGGCCGGGTAACCACCGGCGCGCGGAGAACCGTGGATGTCGCCGGGCGCCACGTGATCCCAGGAGTGATTGACAGCCACACCCACCTCTCGCGCCACTTCGGCTCGGCCGAGGGACACCGCATGGTGGCCGCGACGGGTGTCGTGACCGCGCTCGACATGGCCGGTGAGATCGAGGACCTGGCGCGGGACCTGACAGGCGGAGGCGCCGGGCTCAACATCGCCTACCTCCACCCGCTGGTTCCCGGAGCAACGCTGCCGTCGCTCGATCCCACTGGGAACGAGATCGCCGGCGCGGTTGACCGGGCGCTGACCAGTGGCGCGATCGGGATCAAGCTGCTGGGCGGCCACTACCCTCTAACACCAGAGGCCACTGCACAGGCCGTGGAGGAAGCGGCCAGGTGCCGGTGCTACGTCGCCTTCCATGTGGGAACAACCGCAACGGGCTCGGACATCCGCGGGCTCGAAGAGGCACTCGACCTGGCCACGGGCCGCCCCATCCACATCGCCCACGTGAACTCGTACTGCCGCGGCCAGCTGATGGGCGATCCGGTCGTGGAGGCGCAGCGCGCGCTCGAACTCCTGACCGCACACCCCTCCGCGGTCAGCGAGTCGTACCTGTCTGTATACAACGGCACGTCGGCACGGTGCCGCAGCGGCGCCCCGGCAAGCGCGGTCACGAAGACTTGCCTCCGGCTGGGGGGCTACGAGCAGAGCGAGAGAGGGCTGGAGGCCGCGATCCGCTCCGGCTACGCGCGCATCCACATCCAGAAGGGCGGCGAGATCATCCTGGCATCACCGGCGGACGGGCTAGAAACATGGCGCACCCTGGAGACCGACGCAGGCGTCTCGTTCCCGGTCAACCACATCCCGTCCGCGATCCTGCTGGCGACCGCGCGGCGCGACGGTGCCTTCGTGATCGGCGGCCTCAGCACCGACGGCGGCGCAATTCCGCGCAACTTCCTGGTCCGGCACGGGCTCATGCTGGTCCAGATGGGCGCCTGGACCCTCCGGGACTTCGTCGTCAAGGCCAGCCTGAACCCTGCCCGCATGTTGAACCTTCCGACCAAAGGACACCTCGGTGTGGGCGCCGACGCCGACGTAACGGTCGTGGATCTCGAAGCAGGGCGTGCCACGTGGTCTGTGGCCGGAGGGCGCGTCGTGCTCGCCGAAGGACGGGTCGAGGGACGTGGTGGCACCCTGCTGGTCTCGCCCGCGGGAGAGGGAGCCGCCCGCTCCCGCGGACTGGCCCATGAGGTAGTCCACCGCGATGGGTGGCGCTAG